A section of the Enterobacter sp. C2 genome encodes:
- a CDS encoding TRAP transporter substrate-binding protein encodes MKTTLKPLLAALCLTAFASSVAAQTIKAADVHPQGYPNVVAVEQMGEKLKQQTDGKLEIKVFPGGVLGDEKQMIEQAQMGAIDIIRVSMAPVAAILPDIEVFTLPYVFRDEDHMHKIIDGDIGKQIGEKLTTNPKSRLVFLGWMDSGTRNLITKDPIVKPEDLKGKKIRVQGSPVALATLKDMGANSVAMGVSEVYSGMQTGVIDGAENNPPTFVAHNYMPVAKNYTLSGHFITPEMLLYSKVKWDKLSADDQKKILTLAREAQFEQRKLWNAYNQQALDKMKAGGVQFHDIDKSVFIKATEPVRAQYGDKHQDLMKAIADVK; translated from the coding sequence ATGAAAACGACCTTGAAGCCGTTGTTAGCCGCTCTGTGCCTGACTGCTTTTGCCTCCTCTGTTGCTGCTCAAACCATCAAAGCTGCCGATGTTCATCCGCAGGGTTATCCCAACGTGGTGGCCGTAGAGCAGATGGGTGAAAAATTGAAACAGCAAACCGACGGTAAGCTGGAGATTAAAGTCTTCCCTGGCGGCGTGCTTGGGGATGAAAAGCAGATGATCGAGCAGGCGCAGATGGGCGCTATCGACATCATCCGCGTCTCCATGGCACCGGTGGCGGCGATCCTGCCGGACATCGAAGTCTTTACGCTGCCCTACGTCTTCCGCGATGAAGACCACATGCACAAAATTATCGACGGTGATATCGGCAAGCAGATCGGCGAGAAGCTCACCACCAACCCGAAATCCCGGCTGGTATTTCTCGGCTGGATGGACTCCGGCACCCGCAACCTGATCACCAAGGATCCGATCGTCAAACCGGAAGACCTGAAGGGCAAAAAGATCCGCGTACAGGGTAGCCCGGTGGCACTGGCCACGCTGAAAGATATGGGAGCTAACTCGGTGGCGATGGGCGTGAGTGAGGTCTACAGCGGCATGCAAACCGGTGTGATTGACGGAGCAGAGAACAACCCGCCGACCTTCGTGGCTCACAACTATATGCCGGTGGCGAAAAACTACACCCTTAGCGGCCACTTCATTACCCCAGAGATGCTGCTCTACTCCAAAGTGAAGTGGGACAAGCTCAGCGCTGACGATCAGAAAAAAATCCTCACCCTGGCCCGCGAAGCGCAGTTTGAACAGCGCAAGCTGTGGAATGCCTATAACCAGCAGGCGCTCGACAAGATGAAGGCGGGCGGCGTCCAGTTCCACGACATCGACAAATCGGTCTTTATCAAAGCGACAGAGCCGGTGCGCGCCCAGTATGGCGATAAGCATCAGGATCTGATGAAAGCCATCGCCGACGTTAAGTAA
- a CDS encoding TRAP transporter small permease has product MSELYPKWMDRLYLLAMTVAGLSLLVMTIVIPIGIFSRYVLNRGESWPEPIAIICMVTFTFIGAAVSYRAGSHIAVNMLTDRLPAALQALCARVVDLLMLGISLIIFWYSYWLCVELWEQPVAEFPILTSGESYLPLPLGSAILILFVLERLMFGSQENRPVVLLGNHT; this is encoded by the coding sequence ATGTCCGAACTCTACCCGAAGTGGATGGACCGTCTGTATCTGCTCGCCATGACCGTGGCGGGCCTGTCGCTGCTGGTGATGACTATTGTGATCCCCATTGGCATCTTCTCACGCTACGTGCTTAACCGCGGCGAGTCCTGGCCGGAGCCGATCGCCATTATCTGCATGGTGACCTTTACCTTTATCGGCGCGGCGGTCAGCTATCGCGCCGGGTCACACATTGCGGTGAATATGCTTACCGACCGCCTGCCCGCAGCGCTGCAAGCCCTGTGCGCTCGGGTGGTGGATCTGCTGATGCTAGGGATCTCCCTGATCATCTTCTGGTACAGCTACTGGCTATGCGTTGAGCTGTGGGAGCAGCCCGTCGCCGAGTTCCCGATCCTGACCTCCGGGGAGAGCTATTTGCCGCTGCCGCTGGGGTCGGCGATCCTGATCCTGTTTGTGCTTGAGCGCCTGATGTTTGGATCGCAGGAAAATCGTCCGGTCGTGCTGCTCGGTAACCACACTTAA
- a CDS encoding TRAP transporter large permease, with protein sequence MDAFVLLFTLAILLALGMPVAFAVGLSAVAGALWIDLPLEALMIQITSGVNKFTLLAIPFFILAGAIMAEGGIARRLVNFAYVFVGFIRGGLSLVNIVASTFFGAISGSSVADTASIGSVMIPEMEKKGYPREYAAAVTASGSVQAILIPPSHNSVIYSLAAGGTVSIATLFIAGVLPGLLLGLCLMILCLGFAHKRGYPKGERIPFKQALKILFDALWGLMTVVIILGGILSGIFTATESAAVACLWAFFVTMFIYRDYKWSELPKLMCRTVKTVTIVMILIGFAAAFGAVMTYMQLPMRITEFFTSLSDNKYVILMYLNIMLLLVGTLMDMAPLILILTPVLLPVTNSLGIDPVHFGMIMMVNLGIGLITPPVGSVLFVASAVSKQKIETVVKAMMPFYAMLLVVLAMVTYIPAISLWLPGILGMQ encoded by the coding sequence ATGGATGCGTTTGTTTTGTTGTTCACCCTCGCCATCTTGTTGGCGCTGGGGATGCCAGTGGCGTTCGCCGTTGGGCTAAGTGCGGTCGCTGGCGCGCTGTGGATCGATCTGCCTCTTGAGGCGCTGATGATCCAGATCACCAGCGGGGTGAACAAGTTTACCCTGCTGGCGATCCCGTTCTTTATCCTGGCGGGCGCGATCATGGCGGAAGGGGGCATTGCCCGGCGGCTGGTTAACTTTGCCTACGTCTTTGTCGGCTTTATTCGCGGCGGCCTGTCGCTGGTAAATATCGTCGCCTCGACCTTTTTCGGTGCGATTTCCGGCTCGTCGGTGGCCGACACGGCCTCTATCGGCAGCGTGATGATCCCGGAGATGGAGAAGAAAGGCTACCCACGTGAGTACGCGGCGGCGGTGACCGCCAGCGGCTCGGTGCAGGCCATTCTCATTCCACCCAGCCATAACTCGGTGATCTACTCTCTGGCGGCGGGGGGCACGGTCTCTATCGCTACCCTGTTTATTGCTGGCGTGCTGCCGGGGCTGCTGCTGGGGCTATGCCTGATGATCCTCTGCCTTGGCTTTGCCCATAAGCGCGGCTACCCGAAAGGGGAGCGGATCCCGTTTAAGCAGGCGCTGAAGATCCTGTTCGATGCCCTGTGGGGGCTGATGACGGTAGTGATCATTCTCGGCGGCATTCTGTCAGGGATCTTTACTGCCACCGAGTCGGCGGCGGTGGCCTGCCTGTGGGCCTTCTTCGTGACCATGTTTATCTACCGCGACTACAAGTGGAGCGAGCTGCCGAAGCTGATGTGCCGTACGGTAAAGACCGTCACCATCGTGATGATCCTGATTGGTTTTGCAGCGGCGTTCGGCGCGGTCATGACCTACATGCAGCTGCCGATGCGCATCACCGAGTTCTTCACCTCGCTGTCGGATAACAAGTACGTCATTCTGATGTATCTCAATATCATGCTGCTGCTGGTGGGCACGTTGATGGATATGGCCCCGCTGATCCTGATCCTGACCCCGGTGCTGCTGCCGGTGACCAACTCTTTGGGGATCGATCCGGTGCACTTCGGCATGATCATGATGGTTAATCTCGGGATCGGGCTGATCACACCGCCGGTCGGCTCGGTGCTGTTTGTTGCCAGCGCCGTGAGCAAGCAGAAGATCGAAACGGTAGTAAAGGCAATGATGCCCTTCTACGCAATGCTGCTGGTGGTGCTGGCAATGGTAACCTATATCCCGGCGATTTCGCTGTGGTTACCCGGGATCCTGGGGATGCAGTAA